The genomic DNA ataacaaattacattaattgaaaagtacaataattaaaagttataataaataaaaattacataTTTCATCTTCTCCTAATCTCTTGACATAGATGTTCGTGGATGACAAGTTGCTCCTCTATCATTTTGTGAAATATCTTTTGAAAGGATTAAGTATTCCTTTAGTTGAATTTTGGCTAAGACAACTTTTGCTTTAATCCCGGTAGTGTTTGTTTTCATCTCCTTAAttttgattgtttttatttatttcaatattcagTCATTTTTATGCTTGTACACTCAATAACCTTAACAAACATATTGTCTAAATTTGTTGTCATACTTTCAATGTCTGATGTCATTTTgccttttctctttatttttacTGTATTCTGACCCATTGGATGAGTTTTTTCTTGTTTATGGAGATTCACATCTTGGTTAGATGAGGTGTTGCTTGCCCCAACTCCGAAGTCCTTGCCTTCTTCATGCCAACAAGGCGATCAACGGACTGTGGAGTCAAGATTAGACAGTCTTTTATGATTCTCCATACATGCTCGAGATTAAATGCATTGCTATTATTTTCCTCGCAATATTTTTCATACGCAAGTCGCGATATGTGCTCATCGCTGTGACCACTACAATACATACTATAAACACTATTGTAATTTACGTTGAagcatataatttttttatatggtaTTGTGCCAGTGTGATCGTATGACACTAGTAATTTTATTGGGTGTACCTGGAGGACGATTCTCATTATAATAACTTACAATACGTCCCCAGAAAGTATCCACCTTTTGATCATTGTCGATGATTGGATCATCACTGATAGTAACAAACGATTTCGCTAAAACCTCATCTTCAACCTTATTCCATGTTAACCACTTTCTTTTACTGGCAGCGTTAGAATCCGCCGTCTCCAAATTTGTGACTTCAATTGAAGATTCACGGTCAGACACTTGAGTCTTTGGAACAAAAGTCAAAGTAAACAGTTCATTTTCCATCAGAAATGTAAAAGACATATCAGTTACATGTGGATTAGATAGATAATTTTGTGGATATGGATTATATAGATAATTTAGTGGATATAGACCATATGGATTTGGTGGATATGAATTATATTGATAATTTGGTAGATATagaaaatatagataatttggtGGAATTTGTGAATTTTGATAAGAAGTATTTTCTTTCAGTAATTTTTGATAAttcacaaaatttaaaaaaaaatttaattatttttattcattTCGGAGAAAAATAGAAGAAGTTTTTTTAGAGGAATTTAGATGTTTGAAGGATTGAAATAAGATAATGAATACCTATAAATGAAATCTTCATTTTTTTAGTCGTAACGCGTTTATTGAAATGGTGGGCCAACCCTGTTCAAACTTTTCTTCACATCAATTTTAACCCTCAATGAatgttattaattatttaattcctTCAATGCAATGCATATGTTCTTACACCGGAAGTACCTTCATGAAGGAAATGACTGAACAATTAAGTTTGGGTATTACTTAAATCATGTACCCTTTTttataaaactcaaatcacatattatatttctaaaatacttttctttctcTTTAAGTCCACGAGAGAGGATGAAATTGgattaaagaattttaaattattctaaattaaaattaatattttttaaaaaaaatctctttacCATATCATGCTAGTGagtttttaagtttataaaacaaatataaaaatgtacttttaatttaattctctCAATTTACGTTAAATTTGGGGGTATCAATTCACTAGGAGGTTTCTAGAAATAGATTTTGATTTGAAGTTATTAAGAGTTTTCTAAATTCATTTAGTCACGAAactatttgataaatataaagaaagggaaagaatattttaaaaatatgatatatGATTTAGATATTATAAAAATTGAATGCTTAATTTGGATAACATCAAAATTTTAGTAAAATATGGAATCATCCTACTAACGACctcttataataaataaatatagatcAGTTATATTAATGACCCTCTAATACTTATTTTATAGATACGGAGAGAGATAAATATAAATACATAAGCATTAGTAATATGATAAAGTAatcattaatttttaaaaatcaatctcttatcattaaaaaaatatcatatattcACTATGACCGGACATTTCCTTCATCTTTCACTAattttttctatttctattttactaaatataaatttaactcaTACGTTcggttaataaaattatttgtatatcaattttattattttatataaaaatattttttttcacgaCCCTTCAAAATTTAAAGCCGACCTTGGATGTATCCGGAAAGAATATCGTACGCTTACCGTGGCGTATCAAAACTAAGGCGGTTCAATAAAACGTCGGTGAATAGCAGAAGTTCCTTGTCGTCTTCGCGGGTCTGCGTACGCAATTGCTTCTTTTGTCGCATTTGGAGTGAACTATTTTTGCTATTTCATATGAAATTTGCGGCGTcagcatttttaattttatttaaaatttagcaAATACAGTTATATAGTGGTGTCCGcgtcaaaaatgaattttttagtgatcattttatatatatatatatatatatatatatataagataatAATGAATAAAAAAGCAATAGTGATATATCGTAGtagaaataataatttattataatatGGCTTGGGCATCCAACGTTATTGACAGTGAAAATAATTTATACGGGCCGGGCCATAGTCGTAAATGGGCTTCCAATTCTTTATCTCCTATAAATAGTGGTGGCATTTCCCTTATGcatttgaattattattttttggagAAAAAATGGGAAAGGGTATAATgggagctgctgttcttcttcttctctgcaacGTCCTCTTCCACCCATCCTTCTCCTCTGCGACTGCAACCGAGCGGCCGCTGCTGGCGCCGGCGGTGAAGTCAACGACGATGGCGATGGAGAAAGCCTGCAACCTCACCCTGGACCCTAACTTCTGCCTGGTCTCACTCCAGGCCGACCCCCGCAGCCGCTCCGCGGACCTCTCCGGCCTCGCCGCCGTCGCCCTCGACCTCGCCGTCGCCAACGCAACCTCTACCATCGCCAAGCTGTCCGACCTGCGCGCCTCCGCTTCCGGTTCCTCCTCCGCCAAGCCCTCGACCAGGAACAAGCTCGAGGCATGCCTGATCCTCTACCGGAACGCGGTGCCGCCGCTGCGGCTGGCGGCGGAGTTCCTGGCGGAGGAGCACGTAGAGGTGGCAAGGGCCATGATGGAGGCGCCTGTTTTCGCACCGGGGAGCTGCGGGCAGCTGCTGGGGCGGGTGCTAGCCAAGGAAAACGACGATCTCTTCAATCTCATGCTCATCTCCAGAAGAATTGCAGAGGCTTTGACGCCATGAGAATTTAGTTTTGCTTGTTTAATTGAGCTTGATTAATTAATGGTAGCTCCTCTCCTGTTATCTACTTCCAGGAACATCAAAACTTGTTTTTCTCCCCCCATTTAAATGAACTATAACTCCTGGAACTATGACGAAATGTAGAAATAAATGTCTGTGATCCTGAAAGTTTTCACTTTGCTTGTTCTTACAGTTGTCTTATTACTGTCTTTTCTTCTTGTTAAtctaattcaaaataaattaaagaacTTTTCCTTTTAATTTCCATCTTGAAGATGAACTCTAAGTCCAACTGTTGCAATctaagaaaaaggagagaaattaaacaGAGACATCAATTgcatattttgtttgttttcacTCTTTAAAATGATGAGTTCGATAGGGGAAAGCAAACTAATtgcatgatttattttttttcgatCTTTCAAAAGGTCTACTACTCATGTAACTCTGAAGAATGAGAAAATGGTGAACTTGTTCATGCAAAAAAGTTTTCCTACCTTTCTACTGTTTGTCATCGTAAATCTGTAAAATGAGAAAATGGTGACCTTGTTCACGCAAAATAAGTGATCTAATAATCTTGGATTATTAATATCACCCCAAAATGAATTGCTGAAAAGGATTCATTTATGCATTTGTCTCATAAATTTAATTGGcacatttattatttttcaagttcTTTAATTCTCTCAACCACCCTCTGTTTCCTACACCGCCGAAGCCATTGATGCCATTTAAAGCTTCAAAGTAAGAAACTGGAAGTAGTATTTGTTGTTGAGAATTGAGATCGGAGACGGTGGAAGATTAATTGCCAAAATAAATGCGTTTGGAAAAGATGTTTCTTTCCCCGtccaaaaaaattataaaagtttCCATTTTGTAGTTCAtatatttctagaaacaaaatataTATGTTTCTGCAGGCAATTAAATCTCTGCTCTTCTAGCTCAACAACaacaagaagatgatgaagatgatgaagcgcTCGTTGATGTCTTCTCtacttctccttttcttcctgcAATCCATTTCTGGCTCCTCTTCGAATTCTTCTCCACATATAGAAGCTGTTTGCGAAAATGTGCAAGACAGCTACGTTGACAAGAAGTACTGCATCAAAACTCTGTCCTCCGACGTCCGTAGCCGCGGCGCCGACGATCGAGGCCTCGGAGTCATCGCCGCCGAGCTCACAGCTGCAAAGGCCGTCGCCATCAAGTCCCACATCGAGAAGGTCAGTCGATAGCGAAGTTTAAAGGATTGTAGTCGAGTTCGAGCCGTAACATTTACATCACATGATTACAAATGGGCAGGCGAGGAGGAAGGCGAGGGATGGGTACGGGCGGCGGCGGGCGGAGGCTGCGCTGCAGATATTCTCGGACGTGATACCGTCGGTGCAGTGGGCGGCGGAGTCGATAAAGGGGGAGTTCTACGCGAGCGCGGGGGCGGTGCTGTTCGTGGCGCTGGACGCGGCATCGGCGTGCGTGGGGGTGGTGGAGCTGGGAAAGGCCGCCGACGAGTACGTCAATCTGGCGCTCCTCGCTCAGGCCATCGCCGTCCACTTGCATTAGCTAACCGAACCGGCGGTGGCCGCCCCGCCTCTTTCATTGTATTTGGTTTACATTGTTGTTCCGATCTTTTGTTTGATCGAGTAGTCGACGCTGCTACCTAATTGTTTTTGCCAGTTTCAATCAACGCACACAAGGGGAACACAAGGGGAAAAAAATAATGGTGTCCTTTTTCGTCCTCTGACAgactctccctctcccttggctTTTGGGGGTGGAAACTTCATTTTTCCT from Zingiber officinale cultivar Zhangliang chromosome 4A, Zo_v1.1, whole genome shotgun sequence includes the following:
- the LOC121972798 gene encoding pectinesterase inhibitor-like yields the protein MGAAVLLLLCNVLFHPSFSSATATERPLLAPAVKSTTMAMEKACNLTLDPNFCLVSLQADPRSRSADLSGLAAVALDLAVANATSTIAKLSDLRASASGSSSAKPSTRNKLEACLILYRNAVPPLRLAAEFLAEEHVEVARAMMEAPVFAPGSCGQLLGRVLAKENDDLFNLMLISRRIAEALTP
- the LOC121973685 gene encoding putative invertase inhibitor; protein product: MMKMMKRSLMSSLLLLFFLQSISGSSSNSSPHIEAVCENVQDSYVDKKYCIKTLSSDVRSRGADDRGLGVIAAELTAAKAVAIKSHIEKARRKARDGYGRRRAEAALQIFSDVIPSVQWAAESIKGEFYASAGAVLFVALDAASACVGVVELGKAADEYVNLALLAQAIAVHLH